The Trypanosoma brucei gambiense DAL972 chromosome 10, complete sequence genome has a segment encoding these proteins:
- a CDS encoding universal minicircle sequence binding protein,putative produces MADEASTAKRHRAEGGNNCHRCGQPGHFARENVRTFPQGQWGDRACYTCGQPDHLSRDCPSNRGLHPMGGGRACYNCGQPGHFSRECPNMRGGPMGGAPMGGGRACYNCGQPGHFSRECPNMRGGPMGGAPMGGGRACYNCGQPGHFSRECPNMRGGNMGGGRACYHCQQEGHIARECPNAPADAAAGGAAAGGGRACFNCGQPGHLSRACPVK; encoded by the exons ATGGCGGACGAAGCTTCCACTGCTAAAAGGCACCGCGCTGAGGGCGGAAATAACTGCCACCGGTGCGGTCAGCCCGGCCACTTTGCGAGGGAA AATGTCCGAACGTTCCCCCAGGGGCAATGGGGCGACCGTGCCTGCTACACCTGTGGCCAACCCGACCACTTAAGTCGTGATTGCCCCAGCAACCGCGGACTGCACCCA ATGGGTGGTGGACGCGCCTGTTACAATTGCGGTCAACCCGGTCATTTCAGCCGCGAGTGTCCCAACATGCGTGGTGGCCCGATGGGTGGCGCTCCGATGGGTGGTGGACGCGCCTGTTACAATTGCGGTCAACCCGGTCATTTCAGCCGCGAGTGTCCCAACATGCGTGGTGGCCCGATGGGTGGCGCTCCGATGGGTGGTGGACGCGCCTGTTACAATTGCGGTCAACCCGGTCATTTCAGCCGCGAGTGTCCCAACATGCGTGGCGGAAATATGGGTGGTGGCCGTGCGTGCTACCACTGTCAACAGGAGGGTCATATTGCCCGTGAGTGCCCGAATGCCCCCGCTGACGCTGCTGCTggcggtgctgctgctggtggtgGACGCGCCTGCTTCAACTGTGGCCAACCCGGTCACCTCAGCCGTGCCTGCCCTGTGAAATAA